The window GGTGGATCAGGTGTTGAAGAATTAAGAAAAGAACTTGAAAAATTTACAAAGAAAAATGTAATAGTTAATGTTGAAGAGGTAAAGATTCCTGAATTAGACGCTCAACTTGTAGCAGAAAACATAGCTTCTCAACTTGAAAGAAGAATTTCTTTTAGAAGAGCTATGAAACAAGGGATTCAAAGAACTATGCGCTCAGGAGCAAAGGGAATTAAAACTTCAGTATCTGGTAGACTTGGTGGAGCAGATATGGCTAGAACAGAAGGATACAGTGAAGGAACTATACCACTACAAACGCTTAGAGCTGATATTGATTATGGTTTTGCGGAAGCAAATACGACTTATGGAAAATTAGGAGTTAAGGTGTGGATATATAAAGGCGAGGTTCTTCCTACTAAAAAAGTAGAAAAAGAATCTGATGGGAAAAATATTAAAGCAAATTAGTAGGATAGTAACTGTAGGAAGGAGGAAGGTAAAATGTTAATGCCTAAAAGAGTTAAATACCGTAGAGTTCATAGAGGAAGAATGAAAGGCAAAGCTACTCGCGGTAATAAAATAACTTATGGTGAATACGGATTGCAAGCTCTAGAACCAGCATGGATTACTGCAAATCAGATAGAAGCTGCAAGAAGGGCTATGACAAGATATGTAAAAAGAGGCGGAAATATTTGGATTAAAGTATTTCCAGATAAGCCAGTAACAGAAAAACCTGCTGAAACTCGTATGGGTTCTGGTAAAGGTTCACCAGAATATTGGGTAGCAGTTGTAAAACCAGGAAGAATCCTTTTTGAAATGGGCGGAGTTCCTGAAGATGTTGCAAGAGAAGCTATGAGATTAGCATCGTATAAATTACCTATAAAGACTAAATTTGTCACTCGTGAAGATGCAGAGGAAAAGGGTGGTGAAGCTAATGAAGGCTAATGAAGTTCGCCAATTAACAAACCAAGAACTTGATAGTAGATTGTTAGAATTGAAAAGCGAATTGTTTAATTTAAGATTCCAATTAGCTACAGGTCAGCTTGATAATCCAATGAGAATAAAAGCTGTTCGAAAAGATATAGCTCGTGTAAAGACTATTATGAGACAACGAGAACTAGGGACAGGAAAGGAGGTTTAGTTTCAGATGGAAAGAGGAAATCGTAAAGTAAGAGTAGGCAAAGTAGTTAGTGACAAGATGGATAAGACTATAGTGGTAGCAGTAGAAACATTTGTTACACACCCTTTATATAAAAAACAAATAAAAAGGACCACTAAATTTAAAGCTCATGATGAGAACAATGAATGTAGGGTTGGAGACATTGTTAGAATAATGGAAACTAGACCATTAAGTAAAGATAAAAATTGGAGACTTGTGGACATTATAGAAAAAGCAAAATAATCCCTAGGCGAAGAAAGGAGGTAATCTCATGATACAAAGTGAAACCCGTCTAAAGGTTGCTGATAACTCAGGAGCAAAAGAATTATTGGTAATAAAAGTCTTGGGTGGCTCAAACAGAAGATATGCTAATGTTGGAGATATTGTAGTTTGTTCTGTTAAAAGTGCAACACCTGGGGGTGTTGTTAAAAAAGGAGACGTAGTAAAAGCAGTTATAGTTAGAACTAAACAAGGTGTTAGGAGAAATGATGGCAGCTATATTAAATTTGATGAAAATGCAGCTGTTATTATAAAAGATGACAAACAACCAGTAGGAACTCGTATATTTGGGCCTGTAACAAGGGAACTAAGAAGAGGAAACTATATGAAGATTATATCATTAGCACCTGAAGTACTATAAGGGGAGGTGTAGATTGTGAATATAAAAAGCGGAGATACAGTAGTGGTTATATCTGGTAAGGATAAAGGCAAAAAAGGCAAAGTCCTTACAGCTTTACCTAAAGAAAACAAAGTTATAGTTCAAGGTGTAAATATGTTGACAAAGCATCAAAAAGCTCAAGGACCAATGCAACAAGGTGGCATTATTCATCAAGAAGGTCCTATAGACATTTCAAAAGTTATGTATTATTGCGATAAAGATAAACAAGGTGTAAGAGTTGGATATAAATTCTTAGAAAACGGTGAAAAAGTGAGAATTTGCAAAAAATGTGGAGAAGTATTAGACAAATAATTTACCATTGAAAGGAGGTAACGAAAAATGACTTCCAGACTAAAAGAAAAATATGATAATGAAGTTGTTCAAGCTTTGATGGAAAAATTCCAATATAGTAGCGTAATGGAAGTACCAAAACTAGAAAAAGTTGTACTAAATATGGGAATTGGTGAAGCTAGAGAAAATCCAAAAGCACTAGAAAGTGCGGTTGAAGAATTGACTATTATCTCAGGTCAAAGACCTATAGTTACTAAAGCTAAAAAATCAATAGCAAACTTTAAAGTTCGTGAAGGAATGCCTGTTGGTGCAAAAGTAACACTAAGAGGAGAAAGAATGTATGATTTTTTAGATAAATTGATGAATATATCACTTCCAAGAGTTAGAGACTTTAGAGGTGTAAGTGCTACATCTTTTGATGGAAGAGGAAACTATGCACTTGGTATAAAAGAGCAACTTATATTCCCAGAGATTGAATATGACAAAGTAGAAGCGATAAGAGGACTTGATATAATAATAGTGACTACTGCAAAGACTGATGAAGAAGCTAAAGAATTCTTATCACT is drawn from Sporanaerobacter acetigenes DSM 13106 and contains these coding sequences:
- the rpsC gene encoding 30S ribosomal protein S3; the protein is MGQKVNPHGQRVGIIKDWDSKWYADGDNFSDYLIEDHKIREYIKQKLYIAGISKIEIERAANRIKISIYTAKPGMVIGKGGSGVEELRKELEKFTKKNVIVNVEEVKIPELDAQLVAENIASQLERRISFRRAMKQGIQRTMRSGAKGIKTSVSGRLGGADMARTEGYSEGTIPLQTLRADIDYGFAEANTTYGKLGVKVWIYKGEVLPTKKVEKESDGKNIKAN
- the rplP gene encoding 50S ribosomal protein L16, with the translated sequence MLMPKRVKYRRVHRGRMKGKATRGNKITYGEYGLQALEPAWITANQIEAARRAMTRYVKRGGNIWIKVFPDKPVTEKPAETRMGSGKGSPEYWVAVVKPGRILFEMGGVPEDVAREAMRLASYKLPIKTKFVTREDAEEKGGEANEG
- the rpmC gene encoding 50S ribosomal protein L29; this translates as MKANEVRQLTNQELDSRLLELKSELFNLRFQLATGQLDNPMRIKAVRKDIARVKTIMRQRELGTGKEV
- the rpsQ gene encoding 30S ribosomal protein S17, coding for MERGNRKVRVGKVVSDKMDKTIVVAVETFVTHPLYKKQIKRTTKFKAHDENNECRVGDIVRIMETRPLSKDKNWRLVDIIEKAK
- the rplN gene encoding 50S ribosomal protein L14, with the protein product MIQSETRLKVADNSGAKELLVIKVLGGSNRRYANVGDIVVCSVKSATPGGVVKKGDVVKAVIVRTKQGVRRNDGSYIKFDENAAVIIKDDKQPVGTRIFGPVTRELRRGNYMKIISLAPEVL
- the rplX gene encoding 50S ribosomal protein L24; its protein translation is MNIKSGDTVVVISGKDKGKKGKVLTALPKENKVIVQGVNMLTKHQKAQGPMQQGGIIHQEGPIDISKVMYYCDKDKQGVRVGYKFLENGEKVRICKKCGEVLDK
- the rplE gene encoding 50S ribosomal protein L5 codes for the protein MTSRLKEKYDNEVVQALMEKFQYSSVMEVPKLEKVVLNMGIGEARENPKALESAVEELTIISGQRPIVTKAKKSIANFKVREGMPVGAKVTLRGERMYDFLDKLMNISLPRVRDFRGVSATSFDGRGNYALGIKEQLIFPEIEYDKVEAIRGLDIIIVTTAKTDEEAKEFLSLMGMPFKK